The sequence ATGCAACAATTAGATCAGGTTGTATTTAGTGGTTTCACCCATGAACCTGCGGTAAAACTATCTGAAGAATTGATTAAAGTTCTTCCAGACAATCAAGAAAAACTCTTTTTTTCTGACAATGGTTCCACAGCTACTGAAATAGGGATTAAAATGGCACTGCAATACCATTTTAACAAAGGAGAAAAACGTAATGTGTTGCTGGCGTTTGAAGAAGGGTTTCATGGTGATACTTTTGGAGCAATGTCTGTTTCTGGGCTATCAGTTTATAACGGTCCTTTTGCAGATTTCTTTATTGAGGTAGAGCGTATTCCCGTGCCTACTGAAGAAAATATTGAGACCATTCTAAATCATCTGCAAATCCAATTGAAGCAAAATAATATAGCCGGATTTATCTATGAGCCACTGGTTCAGGGGGCAGCAGCAATGAAAATGCATAATGCAGAAGGGCTTGACCGAATATTGAGCCTGTTGAAAGAACACCATGTGCTTACTATTGCAGATGAAGTAATGACAGGATTTGGAAAAACAGGCAAGTATTTTGCTTCTGATTACATGGAGGCCAAGCCAGACATCATTTGCCTTTCTAAAGCACTAACGGCAGGATTAGTGCCTATGGGGCTTACTACCTGCACCGAAAATGTTTACAATGCATTTTATAGTGATGAGCTTGCTAAAGGACTGTTTCATGGCCATACCTATACAGCAAATCCGTTAGCTTGTGCAGCAGCACTAGCTGCCTTGGAATTGCTTAAGACAGATGAGATTCAGGATAATATTCAAAACATCATCCAATGGCACAAAGAGTTTGATGATGGGATTAAAAATCATCCAAAAATTTCGTCAACACGTCAATTGGGTGTGATTTATGCCTTGGATTTGAATGTGAAAATGGAACGATACGGCAATTTGAGGGATAGGCTTTTCAAACATTTTATGGATAACGGTGTTTTTCTGCGTCCGTTGGGAAACACCATTTATATTCTAGCCCCTTTTATTACTACAAAAAAACAGATGGATTGTATTTACGATAACATCAAGTCTGCTATAGAAATGGTATAATTGGATTAAAATGTTGAAAGAACCAATTTCGATAACAGCGATATCCTCAATTTCTTCACTTGGAAATTCTTCAGAAGAAATATGGAATTCCTATTTAGACGATAATCATTATTTGTCCCAAATAACCATTGGCGAACAAAATGTTTGGGGATCAACAGTCTCAAACAAAATAAGATTAGACATTGAAAATCTAAGGGAATCAGATTCCAAGTACAGAGAGTTGGACGATTCGGTTCTTTTTGCAATGTATTCCGCTAGGCATGTAGTTTCTGATGCAGGTTGGGATGAGCATACCGATTTTGGAATCAATATTGGTTCATCTCGCGGAGCCACTTCACTTTTTGAAAAGTATCATGAGGAATTTTTAAGAGAGGGAAAATCTTCTACGCTATCTTCACCAACTACAACTTTAGGTAACATATCATCCTGGGTTGCCCATGATTTAAAATCCAAAGGCCCGGACATTTCACACTCCATCACATGTTCAACTGCTTTACATGCCCTTTTAAATGGTGTTGCTTGGATTCAAAGTGGTATGGCGGACAAGTTTTTAATAGGAGGTAGTGAAGCTCCATTAACACCCTTTACCATTGCTCAAATGCAAGCTTTAAAGATATACTCCGAAGATACGGGAGAGTTTCCGTGCAGAGCTTTTGATTTAGAAAAAAAGCAAAATACGATGGTTTTGGGAGAAGCCGCAGCAATGGCGTGTTTAGAAAAAGGCAAAAAAAACAGTACACTTGCTTTGATAGAAGGAATAGGGTTTGCAACAGAACCTTTGGAGCATAACGTTTCTATTTCCGCCGATGCGCTATGTTTTCAACAATCTATGAAGATGGCTTTGGGAGATTTACATCCAGATGAGGTAGATGCCATAGTGATGCATGCACCAGGAACAGTTAAAGGTGATTTATCTGAATTTAAAGCAATAGAAAAAGTTTTTTGTAACAAAACCCCTTTTTTAACTACCAATAAATGGAAAGTAGGTCATACTTTTGGTGCTTCGGGGATGTTAAGTGTCGAAATGGCAATTTTAATGTTACAGTACCAACAAGTCATAAAAGTCCCTAAGATAGCCTACAATACCATACCCAATACAATACAAAGAATAATAATAAACGCCGTGGGTTTTGGTGGAAATGCTGTGAGTATTCTTTTAAAAAAGACAAATTCTTTATAACCCTCTCATTTAGTTAATTCAAACTTCCTTGTTCTTTATTCTTATAATATGCTGTATTTTTGATTTTGATATTCAAGAAACATGAGTACTACAAGACACAACTGGACAAAGGAAGAAATCCTTAATATATATAACAGACCAATGATGGAGCTGCTTTACGATGCGGCAACTATCCATCGTAAAAATCATGACCCAAACACGGTACAGGTTTCCACATTACTTTCTATAAAAACAGGAGGTTGTCCAGAGGACTGTGGGTATTGCCCCCAAGCGGCGCGTTATCACACAGATATTGAAGGGAACGATTTAATGACCGTTTCTCATGTAAAGGCGCAGGCTTTAAGAGCTAAGGAATCCGGAAGTTCAAGGGTGTGTATGGGAGCAGCATGGAGAAATGTAAAGGATGGTCCAGAATTTGACCAGGTCTTAGAAATGGTTCGTACCATCAACAAATTGGATATGGAAGTTTGTTGTACCTTGGGAATGATTACTGAAAATCAAGCAAAAAGATTAGCGGAAGCTGGCTTGTATGCCTATAATCACAACTTGGACACTTCCGAGGACTATTACAAAGATGTAATTTCTACCCGCGCTTTTGAGGATAGACTGGAGACCATAGATAATGTAAGGAAGAGCAATGTTACTGTCTGCAGTGGAGGAATTATAGGAATGGGAGAGCAGTTGGAAGATCGTGCCGGAATGTTGGTAGCTTTAGCTTCTTTAAATCCGCAACCAGAATCCGTGCCAATAAATGCATTAGTTGCTGTAGAAGGCACACCTATGGAAGATATAGCCCCTATCTCTATCTGGGAAATGGTCAGGATGGTAGCAACTACAAGAATTGTAATGCCAGAGACTCAGGTTAGGTTATCTGCAGGGCGTACAGAGATGAGCAGAGAAGGACAAGCCATGTGCTTTTTTGCTGGGGCCAATTCTATTTTTGCCGGGGATAAATTGCTGACTACTCCAAATCCTGATGTGAATGAGGACATGGAAATGTTCAAACTTTTGGGATTGAATCCACAAAAACCTTTCACTAAAATCTCACAGCCCAAAACTGTTGAAGCTTCAGATTCTGAATATGAGTCATTAGGGGAGAAACCCAAATGGACCCGTCCAGGGCATACTATTGAACGCAATGAAGAAGCAAAACAAAAGCCCAATTTAGTTGCCAAGGAATGAGGTTATAGAACTATTTAAAAACCTTTTATTAATTTAGTTGTTTCAAAATAAGTGAAATTTTGGAGCTCAACCTTGAACAAATTCCTCGAGAACAAACACTTTCAAAGAAAGAGTTCATCCGTAAGTATTTCAAGCCACAAAAGCCAGTGGTGATAGAGAACTTTGTTGAGGATTGGCCAGCATATTCTAAGTGGAACTTGGAATATATGAAGGACATTGCAGGAGAGAAAATTGTCCCGCTCTATGATGATAGACCTGTAAAGCATGATGAAGGGTTTAACGAACCCCATGCTAGGATGAAGATGAAAGACTATATTGAACTTTTAAAAAGTGAACCTACAAAATATCGTATTTTTCTTTGGAATGTTTTAAAGGAAGTCCCGCAACTGCAAGACGACTTCACATATCCTAACTTTGGCCTAAGACTAATGAAAAGATTGCCGATGTTATTTTTTGGAGGGAGTAACTCGCATACATTTATGCATTATGACATTGATTTGGCCAACATTTTCCATTTTCATTTTGAAGGAAAGAAACAATGTATTCTTTTTTCACAATCAGAAACAAAATTCTTGTATAAGATTCCACATTCTTTAATTACTAGGGAGGATATAGATTTTGCAAAACCAGATTTAAAAAAATGGCCGGCATTAAAAAATGCCAAAGGCCATAAAACGCAATTGGAGCATGGGAATGTGCTATATATACCGGAAGGATATTGGCATCATATGAAATATATGACACCAGGGTTTTCCTTAAGTTTAAGGGCGATTGCCAGGAATCCAAAAAACTTTGGAAAAGCGGCTTATAATATTCTTTTTATGCGTCATTTTGATAATCTAATGCGCAGACTCAAAGGACAAGAATGGATCGATTGGAAGAATGAAAAAGCAATTAAGCGTACACATAGTGCACTAATTCAAGAATAGGGCTCTTAGGGTTATATGAGTTCCTTTAGCTTTTCATAGACTAGATTACTTTCCCAGCCTCTATAGAGAAGATAATCGGCCAATTTTTTCTTTTTCTTTTGAACGTTGGTTTCACTGATTTGAGTCACCCTTTTTTTGGCAAGTTCATCTAGGGTCCTGTGATAATCTTCTTCGTTTATTTCTGCCAAGGCACTTTTAATATTGAATTTTGATACTTGACGTAGCTTCAATTCGTTCACAATACGATTTTTGCCCCATTTTTTAATGGTAAATTTTCCTCTAGCATAGCTTTTTGAAAAACGTTCCTCGTTTAAGAAATTCTCTTGAATAAGGTGTGTGGTAATTTGATCTATAGCTTCTGGAATCATGCGCATGCCCTTTAGCTTTTCTACTACTTCTTTATGGCAACGCTCTTGGTAGGCACAATAACGCTCTAATTTCTTGGTAGCTTCGGTAAGGCTATATGCTTTATGGCTGATCAAGTTATCGGTTTTTACGGGAGTTCAGTTCAGCTTGCATTATCTTGGCTTGTTTCAGATTAATGATAACAATAATCGCGGAGCCTATAGTAACGATTAAAAGAGGTAGTGCAGAAGTATCTTTTTTGAATATAAAGAGATATAGAACCGTAAGCAATACAAGAATAGAGGTTCCAATCAACATCGCAACAATTGCTTTAATGGTTTTTATATTTTGTCTTAACTGTTCAGACGATTGTGTCTTTATTTTTTTGTTCTTCATTTTAAGATATAATACCTCTCAATAATTAGCTTTCAATATACTAAAAACAAAAAAAGCGACTCTAGAAATAGAGTCGCTTTGTATTATCTAATTGTTTTACCGTCTTTGTTTTTAAAACGATATTCAAGGTATGTATAGGCATCTCTGGGTTGAATTTTAACCCATTTCTTATAATCTAAGAACCACTTATAGCGTGGAGATGGAAATCCTTTAGTTAAGTAAGCAGCAATAAAAGGGTGTATATTCAAAATAATACCATTCTCTTTTTGGTTACCTTTCATGATTCGCTCTAAATCAACATTGATTTTGTCTATTAAAACTATGGGAGCTTCAACTTCGGTTCCTGAACCATTTGGATTTTCCTCACTTGTCTTGATATTCATTTCTGGACGAACCCTTTGTCTGGTTATTTGTACCAGGCCAAATTTACTGGGGGGCAAGATTTTGTGCTTTGCCCTATCATCTTTCATTTCATCCCTTAAATGATCAAACAATTTTCTTCTGTGATCACCTTTGATCATATCAATGAAATCGACAACAATAATTCCACCCATGTCACGAAGGCGAAGCTGTCGTGCTATTTCGGATGCTGCTGAAAGATTTACTTCCAGGGCAGTATCTTCTTGATTTTTAGCTTTATTAGAACGGTTACCACTGTTCACATCAATTACGTGAAGCGCTTCTGTATGTTCTATAACAAGATAAGCTCCTCGGCTCATGGAAGCCGTTCGACCAAAGGAAGTCTTTATTTGACGTTCAATTCCAAATTTTTCAAAAATTGGAGATGTGCCAGAATAATGTTTTACAATAGACTCCTTTTGGGGTGCGATTTCATGTAAATAATCCTTGATTTGATTATAAAGCGTTTCATCGTCAACATGTATTCCTGTAAAGGAATCGTTAAAGACATCTCTTAATATGGAAGAAGCTCTGTTTAGCTCTACCAATACTTTGGATGGATGAGGTGCTTTTTGCAGTCTCCTGCACATTTTCATCCATTTGGATGATAAATTCTGAAGATCTTTGTCTAGTTCTGCAACTTTTTTGCCTTCTGCAACGGTACGTATAATTACGCCAAAACCTTTGGGCTTAATACTCTTTACAAGACGTATTAGCCTATCTTTTTCTTCTTTGCTTCCTATTTTTTGTGATACGGAAACACGGTCAGAAAATGGAACCATAACCAAATAACGCCCTGCTAAGGAAAGTTCTGAGCTTATTCTTGGTCCTTTGGTGGAAATGGGTTCTTTTACAATCTGTACCAATAATGACTGATTGGCCTTAATAACTTCGTTAATACTGCCATTCTTGTCTATATCTTTTTCAAATGGAAAATCTTTCAAGGAATAGTCTTTTAACTTTCCCGTTCTAACTTTTTTTATGAATTGCAACATGGATGATAATTGCGGACCTAGGTCATGATAGTGCAGGAACGCATCTTTTTCATAACCTACATTTACGAATGCCGCATTTAGACCGGTAACGGGTTTTCTTATCTTAGCTAAGAAAATATCCCCTACGGAAAAATTGTTGTCATCCTCATCTTTGTGTAATTCTATAAGTTTTCCATCCTTTAGTAAGGCAAAATCGACTGCTTCCGGGCTAGATCTAACAATTAACTCTCTATTCACCTGAATCGATTTTTATTTATCCTGTAATATTTTACGGGATAAATGATTAAACAATATATAGAATCGGTTTTTTCAAACCGATTGAAATTCTTTTTTTGAATCTCTATGTCAAAGAACGTATGTGTGTAAAATGAAAAAGTAGTTGTTACAACTACTTTTTCTTGTGTCGGTTAGCTCTCCTGCGTTTTTTACGCTTATGGGTAGCTACCTTATGTCTTTTTCTTTTTTTACCACTCGGCATATGGCTCTTCCTTTAATGTTAATTATATTATTTTACTTGAACGTTGCTCTTTACACCTTCAACAAACACTTTTGCTGGTTTGAAGGCAGGAATATTGTGTGCGGGAATTTTAATGGTAGTGTTCTTAGAAATGTTTCTACCTGTTTTTTCCGCTCTTGTCTTAATGATAAAACTTCCGAAACCTCTTAAATAAACATTATCACCATTCTCCAAGGACGATTTAACCTCCTCCATAAACGATTCTACCGTTGCTTGTACGTCTCCTTTTTCAATACCTAGTTTTTCTGAGATTCTAGTTACAATATCTGCTTTCGTCATTTCGTATTATTATTTTCTTATTTTTTTAGGCTTGCAAATATAAAAATTAAAATCAATCTTTTGTTTAAACCCTTTAATTTTAAGTATATAAACTGCTACATTTAACCATTAGTATTTACCTGCATGTCTTTTTCCTTAAAAATCTTGAAATGGTACGATGAACATAAACGTGAACTTCCATGGAGAGCTACCAGAGATCCATACAAGATTTGGCTTTCTGAAATTATGTTGCAGCAAACACGTGTTGCACAAGGAACACCTTATTATCACAAGTTTTTGGAAGCTTTTCCTACGGTCTACGATCTTGCAAATGCAAAAGAGGACGAGGTTTTAAAGCTCTGGCAAGGTTTGGGATACTATTCTAGGGCTAGAAACCTTCATGCAACCGCAAAAATAGTGGTTGAGCAATATAAAGGTGAATTTCCCAACACTTATAAGGAACTAAAAGAACTAAAAGGAGTTGGAGATTATACCGCCAGTGCTATCGCATCCATTTGTTTTGATGTGCCTGAACCCGTTGTAGATGGTAATGTATATCGTGTTTTGTCTAGGTATTTTGGAGTGGATTTACCTATAAACAGTCCAAAAGGGATTCAACATTTTAAGCAATTGGCGCGAGATGTAATGAATACGGAAAATATTAGAGACTACAATCAAGGTATCATGGAATTCGGGGCGATACAATGTGCCCCAAAAAAACCATACTGCTTATTGTGTCCTTTAAATGATAGTTGCGTGGCCCTAAAAGAAAACAAAGTAGGCCAGTTACCGGTAAAACTTAAAAAAACCAAAGTTAAAGATAGATATTTTAATTATTTGGTTGTTTTGGATTCTAATAAGAACACTTTATTGGAACAAAGACAAGGTAGAGGAATATGGCAAAACCTATATCAGTTTCCTTTATTGGAATCAGAAAAAATACTGGAATTGAATGAATTACATGAGCAAATGTCCAAAGAATCTAGTTTGCCCGTTTCGCAAACGGTAACACTATTTAATGAGCAAGCTATAGTGCACAAACTATCCCATCAACACTTGCATACAAAGTTTTGGATTTTGGAAACAAAGGACGCAATTGAAGGGGGGGTTTCATGGGAACAGATTCATACTTTTCCCGTTCCGGTTTTGATTGCCGATTTCATCAAAACATTTAAAATTTAGTACTTTTGACTAATTAAAGAATTATGAGCGGGACATTAAATAAAGTGATGCTAATTGGGCATTTGGGAGACGAAGTAAAAATCCATTATTTTGAAGGAGGCAACTGTATTGGAAGATTTCCTTTGGCCACCAATGAAACCTATACCAATAGACAAACGGGAGAGAAAGTCACCAACACGGATTGGCATAATATTGTTGTAAGAAATAAAGCTGCTGAAATATGTGAAAAATACCTGAGCAAAGGAGATAAGGTATATTTAGAAGGAAGGTTGAAAAACCGACAATGGCAAGGTGAAGATGGCAATACCAGGTATACTACAGAAGTACATGTTCAGGATTTTACATTCTTGTCCACTAAGAAGGAGAGTATGGCTAATACACAACAGTCCTCAGGACCAGCAGTGCAAAACGACCCTGTTAAACCTACAGAA is a genomic window of Flagellimonas sp. CMM7 containing:
- a CDS encoding HU family DNA-binding protein, producing MTKADIVTRISEKLGIEKGDVQATVESFMEEVKSSLENGDNVYLRGFGSFIIKTRAEKTGRNISKNTTIKIPAHNIPAFKPAKVFVEGVKSNVQVK
- a CDS encoding single-stranded DNA-binding protein gives rise to the protein MSGTLNKVMLIGHLGDEVKIHYFEGGNCIGRFPLATNETYTNRQTGEKVTNTDWHNIVVRNKAAEICEKYLSKGDKVYLEGRLKNRQWQGEDGNTRYTTEVHVQDFTFLSTKKESMANTQQSSGPAVQNDPVKPTEPAPVDGTEQDDDLPF
- the bioB gene encoding biotin synthase BioB encodes the protein MSTTRHNWTKEEILNIYNRPMMELLYDAATIHRKNHDPNTVQVSTLLSIKTGGCPEDCGYCPQAARYHTDIEGNDLMTVSHVKAQALRAKESGSSRVCMGAAWRNVKDGPEFDQVLEMVRTINKLDMEVCCTLGMITENQAKRLAEAGLYAYNHNLDTSEDYYKDVISTRAFEDRLETIDNVRKSNVTVCSGGIIGMGEQLEDRAGMLVALASLNPQPESVPINALVAVEGTPMEDIAPISIWEMVRMVATTRIVMPETQVRLSAGRTEMSREGQAMCFFAGANSIFAGDKLLTTPNPDVNEDMEMFKLLGLNPQKPFTKISQPKTVEASDSEYESLGEKPKWTRPGHTIERNEEAKQKPNLVAKE
- the mutY gene encoding A/G-specific adenine glycosylase; this translates as MSFSLKILKWYDEHKRELPWRATRDPYKIWLSEIMLQQTRVAQGTPYYHKFLEAFPTVYDLANAKEDEVLKLWQGLGYYSRARNLHATAKIVVEQYKGEFPNTYKELKELKGVGDYTASAIASICFDVPEPVVDGNVYRVLSRYFGVDLPINSPKGIQHFKQLARDVMNTENIRDYNQGIMEFGAIQCAPKKPYCLLCPLNDSCVALKENKVGQLPVKLKKTKVKDRYFNYLVVLDSNKNTLLEQRQGRGIWQNLYQFPLLESEKILELNELHEQMSKESSLPVSQTVTLFNEQAIVHKLSHQHLHTKFWILETKDAIEGGVSWEQIHTFPVPVLIADFIKTFKI
- a CDS encoding cupin-like domain-containing protein, translating into MELNLEQIPREQTLSKKEFIRKYFKPQKPVVIENFVEDWPAYSKWNLEYMKDIAGEKIVPLYDDRPVKHDEGFNEPHARMKMKDYIELLKSEPTKYRIFLWNVLKEVPQLQDDFTYPNFGLRLMKRLPMLFFGGSNSHTFMHYDIDLANIFHFHFEGKKQCILFSQSETKFLYKIPHSLITREDIDFAKPDLKKWPALKNAKGHKTQLEHGNVLYIPEGYWHHMKYMTPGFSLSLRAIARNPKNFGKAAYNILFMRHFDNLMRRLKGQEWIDWKNEKAIKRTHSALIQE
- the bioA gene encoding adenosylmethionine--8-amino-7-oxononanoate transaminase; this encodes MKHLINPELLEKLSDRDKKHLWHPLTQHKIHSEMLAISRAKGAVLYDDNGKEYIDGISSWYTAMYGHCHPYILEKVGAQMQQLDQVVFSGFTHEPAVKLSEELIKVLPDNQEKLFFSDNGSTATEIGIKMALQYHFNKGEKRNVLLAFEEGFHGDTFGAMSVSGLSVYNGPFADFFIEVERIPVPTEENIETILNHLQIQLKQNNIAGFIYEPLVQGAAAMKMHNAEGLDRILSLLKEHHVLTIADEVMTGFGKTGKYFASDYMEAKPDIICLSKALTAGLVPMGLTTCTENVYNAFYSDELAKGLFHGHTYTANPLACAAALAALELLKTDEIQDNIQNIIQWHKEFDDGIKNHPKISSTRQLGVIYALDLNVKMERYGNLRDRLFKHFMDNGVFLRPLGNTIYILAPFITTKKQMDCIYDNIKSAIEMV
- a CDS encoding regulatory protein RecX; amino-acid sequence: MISHKAYSLTEATKKLERYCAYQERCHKEVVEKLKGMRMIPEAIDQITTHLIQENFLNEERFSKSYARGKFTIKKWGKNRIVNELKLRQVSKFNIKSALAEINEEDYHRTLDELAKKRVTQISETNVQKKKKKLADYLLYRGWESNLVYEKLKELI
- a CDS encoding ribonuclease E/G yields the protein MNRELIVRSSPEAVDFALLKDGKLIELHKDEDDNNFSVGDIFLAKIRKPVTGLNAAFVNVGYEKDAFLHYHDLGPQLSSMLQFIKKVRTGKLKDYSLKDFPFEKDIDKNGSINEVIKANQSLLVQIVKEPISTKGPRISSELSLAGRYLVMVPFSDRVSVSQKIGSKEEKDRLIRLVKSIKPKGFGVIIRTVAEGKKVAELDKDLQNLSSKWMKMCRRLQKAPHPSKVLVELNRASSILRDVFNDSFTGIHVDDETLYNQIKDYLHEIAPQKESIVKHYSGTSPIFEKFGIERQIKTSFGRTASMSRGAYLVIEHTEALHVIDVNSGNRSNKAKNQEDTALEVNLSAASEIARQLRLRDMGGIIVVDFIDMIKGDHRRKLFDHLRDEMKDDRAKHKILPPSKFGLVQITRQRVRPEMNIKTSEENPNGSGTEVEAPIVLIDKINVDLERIMKGNQKENGIILNIHPFIAAYLTKGFPSPRYKWFLDYKKWVKIQPRDAYTYLEYRFKNKDGKTIR
- a CDS encoding beta-ketoacyl synthase N-terminal-like domain-containing protein, with the translated sequence MLKEPISITAISSISSLGNSSEEIWNSYLDDNHYLSQITIGEQNVWGSTVSNKIRLDIENLRESDSKYRELDDSVLFAMYSARHVVSDAGWDEHTDFGINIGSSRGATSLFEKYHEEFLREGKSSTLSSPTTTLGNISSWVAHDLKSKGPDISHSITCSTALHALLNGVAWIQSGMADKFLIGGSEAPLTPFTIAQMQALKIYSEDTGEFPCRAFDLEKKQNTMVLGEAAAMACLEKGKKNSTLALIEGIGFATEPLEHNVSISADALCFQQSMKMALGDLHPDEVDAIVMHAPGTVKGDLSEFKAIEKVFCNKTPFLTTNKWKVGHTFGASGMLSVEMAILMLQYQQVIKVPKIAYNTIPNTIQRIIINAVGFGGNAVSILLKKTNSL